In the Streptomyces coeruleoprunus genome, GATACTCGTGGGCCCCTGGACCGGCATGCTCTGCATCGCCGTCGTCCTGCTCATGCAGGGCGTCCTCTTCGCCGACGGCGGGCTCACCGCGCTCGGCGTGAACATCACCGTCATGGGCGGCGTCACCGTCCTCGTCTCGTACGCCCTCTTCCGCGGCCTGGTCAAGGCGCTGCCCCGGGGCCGCCGCTCGGTGACCATCGCCTCCTTCGTCGCCGCCCTCGTCTCCGTACCCGCCTCCGCCGCCGCCTTCACCCTGATCTACGCCGTGGGCGGCACCACCGACGTCCCCGTCGGCAAGGTCCTCGCCGCGATGGTGGGCGTCCACGTCCTCATCGGCGTCGGCGAGGCCCTGATCACCACCGCGACCGTCGGCGCCGTCATCGCCGTACGCCCCGACCTCGTGTACGGCGCACGCGGCCTCACCGCGCCGCTGAAGCTGCGCGTCGGCGGCGAGCTGGTCGACGCGGCACCCACCGCCGCCCCCGCGGCACCCCCCTCCACCCGGAAGGTCTGGGCGGCCGGTGTCGCCGCCGCCCTGGTCCTGGCCGGTTTCGTGTCCTTCTACGCCTCGGCCAGCCCGGACGGTCTGGAGAGGGTCGCCGCCGACTACGGCATCGACCGCACCGTCGAGGAGCACGCCACGGCGGACTCCCCGCTCGCCGACTACGGCGTGAAGGACATCACGGACGCCCGCCTGTCCGGGGGGCTGGCGGGCACCATCGGCGTCGGCGCGACGCTCGCGCTCGGTACGGGCGTGTTCTGGGCGACGCGCCGACGCCGTACCACCGGGGAGGCGGTCCCGGAGCCCCGCGTGAAGGAATCCGTCTGACATGGGGGCCGGGCACGCCCACAGGCTCTACCGGCACGGCCACTCACCGGTCCACGCCCTGCCCGCGCACACCAAGCTCGCCGCGGTGTTCTGCTTCGTCGTGGTCGTCGTCTCGACGCCGCGCGAGGCGATGTGGGCCTTCGGGCTGTACGCGCTGCTGCTGGCGGGGGCGACGGCGGCCGCCCGGATCCCCCCGGCGTTCGTCCTCAAGCGCCTGCTGATCGAGATCCCGTTCGTCGCCTTCGCGTTCCTGATGCCGTTCGTGGTGCCGGGCGAGCAGACGACGCTGCTCGGCGTCCCCGTGTCCGTCCCCGGCCTGTGGGACGCCTGGAACGTGCTGGCCAAGGGCACCCTGGGCGTCGCCGCGTCCGTCCTGCTGGCCGCGACGACGGAACTGCGCGCCCTGCTGCTGGGCCTCCAGCGCCTGAAGCTGCCGCCGCTCCTGGTGCAGATCGCCTCCTTCATGATCCGGTACGGGGACGTCATCACCGACGAGATGCGCCGGATGTCCATCGCCCGCCGCTCCCGCGGCTTCGAGGCGAAGGGCATCCGCCACTGGGGCGTCCTGGCGAAGTCGGCCGGCGCGCTGTTCATCCGCTCCTACGAGCGCGGCGAGCGCGTCCACCTCGCGATGGTCAGCCGCGGGTACGCCGGCTCCATGCCGGTGATCGACGAGGCCACGGCGTCCCGGGCGCAGTGGGGGCAGGCCGCGGCCCTCCCGCTGTCGGCCCTGCTGGTCTGTCTGCTGGGATGGACGCTATGACGTCGACCTCGCCCACGCCCGCATCCCCGTCGCTGTCCTTCGTGCCCTCGCTCGACGTACGCGGCCTCGCCTACGCCTACCCCGACGGCCACCAGGCCCTCTTCGGCGTCGACCTGACCGTCGAACGCGGCGAGCGCGTCGCCCTCCTCGGCCCCAACGGCGCCGGCAAGACCACCCTGGTCCTGCACCTCAACGGCATCCTCACCGGCGGCGCGGGCACGGTGTCGGTCGCCGGCCTCCAGGTCGCCCCGGAGAACCTGAAGGAGATCCGCCGCAGGGTCGGCATCGTCTTCCAGGACCCCGACGACCAGCTGTTCATGCCGACGGTCCGGGAGGACGTGGCGTTCGGCCCGGCGACGGCGGGCCAGCGGGGCGAGGAACTGGAGTCCACGGTCCTGCGGGCCCTGGAGCGGGTCGGCATGGCCGAGTACGCCGACCGCCCCCCGCACCACCTCTCCTTCGGCCAGCGCCGCCGCGTCGCCGTCGCCACGGTCCTCGCCATGGAACCGGAGATCCTCGTCCTGGACGAGCCGTCCTCCAACCTCGACCCGGCTTCCCGCCGCGAACTGGCCGACATCCTCCGCTCCTTGAACGTCACGGTCCTCATGGTCACCCACGACCTCCCCTACGCCATGGAGCTGTGCCCCCGCTCGGTGATCCTCAGCGAGGGCGTCATCGCCGCGGACGCCCCCACCGGGGAACTCCTCGCCGACGAGGAGCTGATGCGCCGGCACCGCCTGGAGCTGCCGTTCGGCTTCGACCCGACCGCGAGGCCGACCCGGAATCCGGGCGCGCACTGAGCCGTTGCACCATGGGGTGAGCCGACCCCGAGAGAAAGCACAGTGGAAGTGGTGGACGTCCAGGACATCCAGGGCACGGTGGACCCCGGCTGGGAGCCGGTGAGGGACGCTTTCTCGCGCAACTTCGACCAGCGCGGGGAACGGGGCGCGGCGGTCGCCGTGTACCGGGACGGCCGGAAGGTCGTCGACCTGTGGGCCGGCGCCAAGGACGTCGACGGTACGGCGCCCTGGGCGGTCGACACGGCCCAGGTGGTCCGCTCGGCGACCAAGGGCGTGGCGGCCGCGGTCCCGCTGCTGCTCCACCAGCGCGGCCAGCTCGACCTGGACGCGCCAGTCGGCACGTACTGGCCGGAGTTCAAGGCGGCCGGCAAGGAGCGCACGCTGGTCCGGCACGTGCTGGCCCACCGCGCGGGCGTCCCCGTCCTGGACGCCCCGCTGAGCCTGGCGCAGGCCCTGGACCTCGAAGCCGGCGCGGAGGCCGTCGCGGCCCAGGCCCCCGTCTGGGAGCCCGGCACGGACCACGGCTACCACGCGCACACGTTCAGCTGGCTGCTTGCGGGCCTGGTCCGCCGCGTGACCGGCCGCCCCATCGGCCGCTGGGTCGCCGAGGAGATCGCCGGCCCCCTGGGGCTGGACCTGTGGCTCGGCCTCCCGGACGAGGAGGCGCACCGGGTGGGCCGCATGGGCCCGCTGCCGGAGCCCGAGGCGGCCGCCGGCGGCCTGGTGCTGCGCCCCAAGCGCTCGGTGGCCGAGGCGTACGAGGACCCGGAGTCCCTGACCAGGCGGGCGTTCCGGGTGATCGACCCGCTGCCCGACGAGAACGCCCCCGCCTACCGCGCGGCGGGCCTGCCCGGCTCGGGCGGCATCTCCACGGCCCGCGCCCTGGCCCGCTTCTACGCGGCGACCCTCGGCCCGGTCGACGGCCACCGCCTGTTCGCCCCGGCGACCCTGGCCATGGCCCGCACCGAGGAGTCGGCGGGCCCGGACCGCGTCCTGGTCGTCGGTACCCGCTTCGGCCTCGGCTACATGCTCCACGGCCCCGCCTCGCCGCTCCTGGCCCCCGGCTCCTTCGGCCACCCGGGCCGCGGCGGCTCCCTGGGCTTCGCCGACCCCGAGTCGGGCATCGCCCTCGGCTACGTCACCAACGGCATGCGCAAGGGCGTCACGGCCGACCCGAGGGCCCAGGCCCTGATACGCGCGGTCCGCAAGTCGATCGGCTGACGCCGCCCGAGGGGCCGGTACGGCCCAGCACGCTGCTCAGGAACATGC is a window encoding:
- a CDS encoding energy-coupling factor ABC transporter permease — translated: MHVPDGFINAPVSAAAGLVAAGAVAAGLKGARKELDERTAPLAGLVAAFVFAVQMLNFPVAAGTSGHLLGGALAAILVGPWTGMLCIAVVLLMQGVLFADGGLTALGVNITVMGGVTVLVSYALFRGLVKALPRGRRSVTIASFVAALVSVPASAAAFTLIYAVGGTTDVPVGKVLAAMVGVHVLIGVGEALITTATVGAVIAVRPDLVYGARGLTAPLKLRVGGELVDAAPTAAPAAPPSTRKVWAAGVAAALVLAGFVSFYASASPDGLERVAADYGIDRTVEEHATADSPLADYGVKDITDARLSGGLAGTIGVGATLALGTGVFWATRRRRTTGEAVPEPRVKESV
- the cbiQ gene encoding cobalt ECF transporter T component CbiQ, whose product is MGAGHAHRLYRHGHSPVHALPAHTKLAAVFCFVVVVVSTPREAMWAFGLYALLLAGATAAARIPPAFVLKRLLIEIPFVAFAFLMPFVVPGEQTTLLGVPVSVPGLWDAWNVLAKGTLGVAASVLLAATTELRALLLGLQRLKLPPLLVQIASFMIRYGDVITDEMRRMSIARRSRGFEAKGIRHWGVLAKSAGALFIRSYERGERVHLAMVSRGYAGSMPVIDEATASRAQWGQAAALPLSALLVCLLGWTL
- a CDS encoding serine hydrolase domain-containing protein → MDVQDIQGTVDPGWEPVRDAFSRNFDQRGERGAAVAVYRDGRKVVDLWAGAKDVDGTAPWAVDTAQVVRSATKGVAAAVPLLLHQRGQLDLDAPVGTYWPEFKAAGKERTLVRHVLAHRAGVPVLDAPLSLAQALDLEAGAEAVAAQAPVWEPGTDHGYHAHTFSWLLAGLVRRVTGRPIGRWVAEEIAGPLGLDLWLGLPDEEAHRVGRMGPLPEPEAAAGGLVLRPKRSVAEAYEDPESLTRRAFRVIDPLPDENAPAYRAAGLPGSGGISTARALARFYAATLGPVDGHRLFAPATLAMARTEESAGPDRVLVVGTRFGLGYMLHGPASPLLAPGSFGHPGRGGSLGFADPESGIALGYVTNGMRKGVTADPRAQALIRAVRKSIG
- a CDS encoding energy-coupling factor ABC transporter ATP-binding protein — encoded protein: MTSTSPTPASPSLSFVPSLDVRGLAYAYPDGHQALFGVDLTVERGERVALLGPNGAGKTTLVLHLNGILTGGAGTVSVAGLQVAPENLKEIRRRVGIVFQDPDDQLFMPTVREDVAFGPATAGQRGEELESTVLRALERVGMAEYADRPPHHLSFGQRRRVAVATVLAMEPEILVLDEPSSNLDPASRRELADILRSLNVTVLMVTHDLPYAMELCPRSVILSEGVIAADAPTGELLADEELMRRHRLELPFGFDPTARPTRNPGAH